Proteins found in one Erythrobacter sp. 3-20A1M genomic segment:
- a CDS encoding nucleotidyltransferase family protein, with amino-acid sequence MSGLISDTAMVMAAGLGKRMRPLTAAQPKPLVRVAGKPLIDHGLDRLAEAGVARAVVNVHYLADALQAHFRARRTPEVLISDEREELLETGGGMVKAQGLLPDPFFCLNSDNIWLDGPVNAFAELSSRWDPELMDALLLVVPHSRAMNFKGVGDFHLDPRGKISLRRPGRIAPFIYTGIQIVSHRLLRDAPEGRFGTMHLWQRAIEEERLFGLPFNGLWFEVGTPEAIRPTEEVLASG; translated from the coding sequence GTGAGCGGACTCATTTCCGATACCGCCATGGTCATGGCGGCGGGGCTCGGCAAGCGAATGCGCCCGCTCACAGCGGCGCAACCCAAGCCGCTGGTGCGGGTCGCGGGAAAACCCTTGATCGATCATGGCCTCGACCGTCTGGCCGAAGCGGGCGTGGCGCGGGCCGTCGTGAACGTCCATTACCTTGCCGATGCGCTGCAGGCACATTTTCGCGCGCGTCGGACTCCTGAGGTCCTGATCTCGGACGAGCGGGAGGAACTGCTCGAGACAGGTGGGGGCATGGTAAAGGCGCAAGGTTTGCTGCCCGACCCGTTCTTCTGTCTGAATTCGGATAACATCTGGCTCGACGGGCCGGTCAATGCCTTTGCCGAGCTCTCCAGCCGGTGGGATCCCGAGCTAATGGATGCGCTGTTGCTGGTGGTCCCTCATTCGCGTGCGATGAATTTCAAGGGCGTGGGAGATTTTCATCTCGATCCGCGCGGCAAGATCAGTTTGCGCCGCCCCGGACGTATCGCGCCGTTCATCTATACGGGCATCCAGATAGTCAGCCATCGCCTCTTGCGCGACGCTCCGGAAGGGCGGTTCGGAACTATGCATCTGTGGCAGCGGGCGATTGAGGAAGAGCGGCTTTTCGGTTTGCCTTTCAATGGATTGTGGTTCGAAGTTGGCACGCCGGAAGCGATCCGACCGACCGAGGAAGTTCTCGCTAGTGGCTGA
- a CDS encoding PD-(D/E)XK nuclease family protein has protein sequence MAEATHPHVYSIAAHRGFADALVAGVVPRYRDPDLGLARLTLLLPSSRSVRNVTEAFIRHLTDEGAQGTLLPRMAAVGDLDLDEALGPLIDPLGATEISPAIDPTRRWLMLAEIIAREFGDDAPRGPALYRLARDMARVMDRLLVENIAPEALRGDAVLDLLGDLAGHWQDSLRRFAIVQAHWLSWLESEGRIEAAERRNRLFAHAARRWKTDPPTGPVVAAGVTSSAPALARLLRVIADLPDGAVILPDLDLTMDEKVWTELGRAGQAPSPGDPPFARGDAVTHPQYHLKLLLNRMGVGRGEVRPWHRRGAGAARPERSHAISALFLPPEASRGWIDLAAEKRRLAGVRVLEAATSEEEAQAIALAIREALEEPQKRVALVTPDRPLARRVVQHLRRWNIEADDSAGRPLSQTAAGRLFLLMAEAISEGGAPVPMIGLLGHPLVRGGNPQARREWLARLRRFELALRGPRPAAGLQALETVAANSGTQDWWAEAARIIAPLFTDGDPAPLAELLDRLASVGEDLCGEVLWSREDGRALSTFVDDVRLQARAVQTTVDQRDLHAILADAMEAIAVRPPYGGHPRIAIYGLLESRMTRADLVICAGLNEGRWPGRPAVDPLLAPTVLRALGVPGVDFRIGLAAHDLAAAMGASQVLLTRAARDTEGPTIPSRFLLRAKALLGELLPRHQETALVRLARAVDDEEPAPPYARPVPIPAPDDRRVRISVTALDRLRSDPYQFYASTILRLQEIDTLDAEPTPAWQGEVVHDILQKWHERGGALFAVAQRELQRMDHHPLTRALWEPRLLRALEWVENTIAETPERKPVLFEKWGSFQRKGVDIFGRIDRLDRLGTGGLAVVDYKTGRPPSKAQVERGYALQLGTLGLMVEAGGFTEHGIAGRAELFEYWSLGKDYKGRSDTGFGYIEAPVKTGAARTGIAPEEFLPRAADFLDDALERWILGVEPFTARLNPDAAGYDTYDQLMRLDEWLGLEERA, from the coding sequence GTGGCTGAGGCCACACATCCGCACGTCTATTCCATTGCCGCGCACCGGGGATTCGCCGATGCACTGGTGGCCGGCGTGGTGCCGCGCTATCGCGACCCCGATCTCGGTCTGGCGCGGCTGACGCTGCTTCTGCCGAGTAGCCGGTCGGTCCGCAACGTGACCGAAGCCTTCATCAGGCACCTGACCGACGAGGGGGCACAAGGCACCTTGCTACCGCGCATGGCCGCGGTGGGCGATCTGGACCTGGACGAGGCGCTCGGGCCGCTGATCGATCCGCTGGGCGCCACGGAGATTTCGCCTGCGATCGATCCGACCCGGCGCTGGCTGATGCTTGCCGAGATCATTGCGCGCGAGTTCGGAGACGATGCACCGCGAGGCCCCGCGCTCTACCGCCTTGCGCGCGACATGGCGCGAGTCATGGACCGCTTGCTGGTCGAGAATATCGCGCCGGAGGCGCTGCGCGGCGATGCGGTGCTGGACCTGCTGGGCGATCTAGCGGGTCACTGGCAGGACTCGCTGCGCCGCTTCGCCATCGTGCAGGCGCACTGGCTTTCGTGGCTGGAGTCGGAAGGTCGGATCGAAGCCGCGGAGCGGCGCAATCGGCTGTTCGCGCACGCAGCGCGGCGTTGGAAGACGGATCCGCCCACTGGGCCGGTCGTTGCAGCGGGCGTCACCAGTAGCGCTCCGGCGCTAGCACGGCTGTTGCGCGTAATCGCTGATTTGCCGGATGGAGCCGTCATCCTCCCCGACCTCGACCTGACGATGGACGAGAAGGTATGGACGGAACTTGGTCGAGCGGGCCAAGCGCCCAGTCCAGGCGATCCGCCCTTCGCCCGGGGCGACGCGGTGACGCATCCGCAATATCACCTGAAACTCCTGCTCAACCGCATGGGTGTTGGGCGAGGGGAAGTGAGACCATGGCACCGGCGCGGAGCCGGAGCGGCCCGGCCTGAGCGCAGCCATGCGATCAGCGCGCTGTTCCTGCCACCCGAAGCGAGCAGGGGCTGGATCGATCTTGCTGCGGAAAAACGCCGCCTTGCAGGCGTGCGGGTTCTGGAGGCTGCGACTTCGGAGGAAGAAGCGCAGGCAATCGCGCTGGCTATCCGCGAGGCTCTGGAAGAACCGCAGAAGCGGGTTGCACTGGTTACCCCCGATCGCCCCCTGGCGAGGCGCGTGGTCCAGCATTTGCGGCGATGGAATATCGAAGCGGACGACAGCGCGGGGCGACCGCTTTCCCAGACCGCAGCCGGCCGGTTGTTTCTGCTAATGGCCGAAGCGATTTCGGAGGGCGGTGCCCCGGTGCCGATGATCGGATTGCTCGGCCATCCGCTGGTGCGTGGGGGCAATCCGCAAGCGCGAAGAGAATGGCTCGCTCGCTTGCGTCGGTTCGAACTCGCCTTGCGCGGCCCCCGGCCGGCAGCCGGACTGCAGGCACTGGAAACCGTCGCCGCCAATTCCGGAACGCAGGATTGGTGGGCGGAGGCTGCGCGTATCATCGCTCCGCTCTTTACGGACGGAGATCCGGCGCCGCTGGCCGAGCTGCTCGACCGGCTCGCGAGCGTCGGCGAGGATCTGTGCGGAGAGGTGCTCTGGTCGCGCGAGGACGGCAGGGCACTCTCTACCTTCGTCGACGATGTGCGGCTCCAGGCGCGAGCTGTGCAAACGACCGTCGATCAGCGCGACCTGCACGCGATCCTTGCAGACGCGATGGAGGCGATCGCGGTTCGACCGCCCTATGGAGGGCATCCGCGTATCGCCATCTACGGCCTACTGGAAAGCCGGATGACGCGCGCGGATCTCGTCATTTGCGCCGGGCTGAACGAAGGGCGATGGCCAGGGCGCCCGGCAGTCGATCCGCTGCTTGCTCCCACCGTTCTGCGTGCTCTGGGCGTTCCGGGGGTGGATTTTCGCATCGGATTGGCCGCGCACGACCTCGCCGCTGCGATGGGCGCGTCGCAAGTGCTGCTCACCCGCGCAGCGCGCGATACCGAAGGGCCGACGATACCTTCGCGATTTCTTCTTCGCGCAAAGGCTTTGCTGGGCGAACTTCTGCCACGGCATCAGGAGACCGCGCTGGTCCGGTTGGCGCGCGCTGTCGATGATGAAGAACCTGCGCCCCCCTATGCGCGCCCAGTGCCTATCCCCGCCCCAGATGATCGACGGGTAAGGATCAGCGTCACCGCGCTCGACCGGCTTCGATCCGATCCCTATCAGTTCTATGCCTCGACCATATTGCGCCTGCAGGAGATCGACACGCTCGACGCAGAGCCTACCCCGGCATGGCAAGGGGAGGTGGTTCACGATATCCTGCAGAAATGGCATGAGAGGGGGGGTGCGCTGTTCGCTGTCGCGCAGCGTGAATTGCAGCGGATGGACCATCACCCGCTGACCCGTGCGCTGTGGGAGCCGCGCCTGCTCCGGGCGCTCGAATGGGTGGAAAACACGATAGCGGAAACGCCGGAGCGCAAGCCGGTCCTGTTCGAAAAATGGGGTTCGTTCCAGCGCAAGGGCGTCGATATATTTGGCCGGATCGACCGGCTCGACCGGTTGGGGACGGGCGGTCTTGCAGTGGTCGATTACAAGACCGGTCGACCACCTTCCAAGGCGCAGGTGGAACGCGGTTATGCCTTACAGCTCGGAACCTTGGGACTAATGGTCGAAGCGGGCGGCTTCACCGAGCATGGTATAGCGGGCCGCGCCGAACTGTTCGAATACTGGTCGCTGGGCAAGGACTACAAGGGTCGGTCGGATACCGGCTTCGGCTATATCGAGGCCCCCGTAAAAACAGGGGCGGCGCGTACCGGAATTGCGCCGGAGGAATTCCTGCCACGTGCCGCTGACTTTCTGGACGACGCGCTCGAGCGATGGATCCTGGGTGTGGAGCCTTTCACCGCTCGCCTAAATCCGGACGCTGCCGGCTATGACACTTACGATCAATTGATGCGGCTGGACGAGTGGCTGGGTCTGGAGGAGCGCGCGTGA
- the addA gene encoding double-strand break repair helicase AddA yields the protein MSRGLVFPLKANQALAVDPQDSVWLSASAGTGKTQVLSARVLRLLLAGNPPESILCLTFTKAGAAEMATRVNEVLASWVRMGDTSLGADLLAIGAPADERTRALARTLFARVLDCPGGGLRIDTIHAFSQWLLAAFPEEAGLEPGTRAMEDRDRLLLARQVLAELLADPLPEDTDALAMLSIRLGADGAKAWLMSCADALDLWTGPTGWQGDLRPRVLRLLGLPSDCDEAQIAAMCEDDTFDCGALRACLSTLAEWDTKGGREGAAAIEAWLGRDAADRLATLGDFYGTLFTKSWEATPKNLNHIAKRDPSYEGHALAVLAAIEAINSRMALLALSEWLVPALSLGRRFALAWDEAKRREGFIDFDDQIRRAADLLTRSGLADWIRYKLDRQFDHILVDEAQDTNAAQWAIVRALTGDFFTGLGQRDGDLRTIFVVGDYKQAIFGFQGTSPENFAAQKEVYAREIEAALANMSALREAPPLALRSLQAFGLGRSFRTAQPVLDFVDAAIEAIGGDQLGLTEAPEPHSGEDRPGLVAAWQPVKVGGDPHEDTPDGNDGVSDEWLPAPEREMADRIAAQVKAWLRDGHPLAKGEHRNAQAGDIMVLVRKRRALAGLIVARLHAAGVPVAGVDRLRLGAPLAVKDLMAALRFAAQPLDDLSLANLLVSPLGGWTQEHLLAHVRRDKDVRLWSHLRSSDSPFVAETVERLRALLARVDYEPPEALLHWMLTGPWEGRRKLVARLGREANDPIDELINAAFAYSAAHTASLPGFIQWFDAGEGELKREAGASEGLVRVMTVHGSKGLQAPIVILADATGDPDRSPVRDLSLDEEESGKVVPLPPLSKEHKVGPIAIAEDAARAAERKEHWRLLYVAMTRAEEALYIGGALGVTEKEPAPDSWYARLAPLFDGYELADPIWGARREWGALPAPAPSDNVASAAEPIVLPAWATKSIGPEPRPPRPLAPSGAGEDRGSDPPLPADALAMAARRGVVIHRLLERLPDIAPDNRRTKGAEWLERQAPDLSEEVRAEVLESALTVLNDPLFAGVFGPDALAEVPLAAVVGEQVIAGTADRLLVTAEKVTVIDFKTARRPPVSLETVPAATLAQMGAYAAALRVVYPDREVAAALLYTQTPRLIAIPADMLTAHQPGLPDEQKPFAEEPLE from the coding sequence GTGAGCCGGGGACTGGTCTTCCCGCTCAAGGCGAACCAGGCTCTCGCGGTCGATCCGCAGGACAGCGTCTGGTTGTCGGCCAGCGCCGGTACCGGAAAGACCCAGGTCCTATCCGCCCGGGTGCTGCGCCTGCTGCTGGCTGGCAACCCGCCCGAATCGATCCTGTGTCTTACCTTTACCAAGGCTGGCGCCGCGGAAATGGCGACGCGGGTCAACGAAGTGCTGGCGAGTTGGGTGCGCATGGGGGACACGTCGCTCGGCGCCGATCTCCTGGCGATCGGCGCGCCTGCGGACGAGCGGACGCGGGCGCTGGCGCGAACGCTTTTCGCTCGTGTGCTCGATTGCCCCGGCGGCGGTCTCAGAATCGATACTATTCATGCTTTCTCGCAATGGCTGCTGGCCGCCTTTCCGGAAGAGGCGGGTCTGGAACCGGGCACCCGCGCGATGGAGGACCGCGACCGGCTGCTGTTGGCCCGGCAGGTTCTCGCCGAGCTGCTGGCCGACCCGTTGCCGGAGGACACGGATGCGCTGGCAATGCTGTCCATTCGTCTGGGCGCGGATGGTGCCAAGGCATGGCTGATGTCATGCGCAGACGCGCTCGACCTGTGGACCGGCCCTACGGGCTGGCAGGGCGACCTGCGCCCGCGCGTGCTGCGCCTGCTGGGTTTGCCATCCGATTGCGACGAAGCGCAGATCGCGGCGATGTGCGAGGACGATACCTTCGATTGCGGGGCGTTGCGGGCCTGCCTTTCGACCCTGGCCGAATGGGACACGAAAGGGGGTCGCGAAGGTGCCGCGGCGATCGAAGCATGGTTGGGGCGGGACGCGGCGGATCGGCTCGCGACGCTCGGCGATTTCTACGGTACGCTCTTCACGAAAAGCTGGGAAGCGACGCCCAAGAACCTCAACCACATTGCCAAACGCGATCCGTCCTATGAAGGCCACGCCCTAGCGGTACTGGCGGCGATCGAGGCCATCAATTCCCGCATGGCGCTGCTCGCGCTGTCGGAATGGCTGGTGCCTGCTCTCTCGCTCGGGCGCAGGTTCGCGCTGGCCTGGGACGAGGCGAAGCGGCGGGAGGGTTTCATCGACTTCGACGACCAGATCCGCCGCGCGGCGGATTTGCTGACGCGGTCGGGCCTGGCCGATTGGATCCGCTACAAGCTCGATCGCCAGTTCGATCATATCCTGGTGGACGAGGCGCAGGATACCAACGCAGCACAATGGGCAATTGTGCGCGCGCTTACGGGCGACTTCTTCACCGGGCTGGGCCAACGTGATGGCGATCTGCGCACCATTTTCGTGGTCGGCGATTACAAGCAGGCCATCTTCGGCTTTCAGGGGACCAGTCCGGAGAATTTCGCCGCGCAGAAGGAAGTCTATGCGCGCGAGATCGAGGCGGCGCTAGCTAATATGAGCGCGTTGCGGGAGGCGCCGCCCCTTGCCCTGCGCAGCCTGCAAGCTTTCGGACTGGGCCGGAGCTTTCGCACGGCCCAACCGGTGCTGGATTTCGTCGATGCAGCGATCGAGGCGATCGGAGGCGATCAGCTCGGCCTGACCGAGGCTCCTGAACCGCATTCGGGAGAGGATAGGCCGGGTCTGGTCGCGGCCTGGCAGCCGGTGAAGGTTGGCGGCGATCCGCACGAGGATACTCCAGATGGCAATGACGGAGTTTCCGACGAATGGCTACCGGCCCCCGAGCGCGAGATGGCGGACCGCATCGCGGCGCAGGTGAAGGCATGGCTGCGCGATGGGCATCCGTTGGCGAAGGGCGAACATCGCAATGCGCAGGCGGGCGACATCATGGTGCTGGTGCGCAAGCGCCGGGCTCTGGCCGGGCTGATCGTCGCGCGCCTGCATGCGGCGGGCGTTCCGGTTGCCGGGGTCGACCGGCTGCGGTTGGGTGCACCGCTGGCGGTCAAGGACCTGATGGCGGCGCTGCGCTTCGCCGCGCAGCCGCTCGACGATCTCAGTCTCGCCAATCTGCTGGTCTCGCCGCTGGGCGGTTGGACACAGGAGCACCTGCTCGCCCATGTCCGCCGCGACAAGGATGTCCGACTGTGGAGTCACCTGCGCAGCAGCGATTCGCCTTTCGTAGCGGAAACGGTCGAGCGATTGCGCGCTTTGCTGGCGCGGGTCGATTACGAACCGCCTGAGGCGCTGCTGCACTGGATGCTTACCGGGCCGTGGGAGGGGCGGCGCAAACTGGTCGCGCGTCTCGGCCGCGAGGCGAACGATCCGATCGACGAACTGATAAACGCGGCCTTCGCCTATTCCGCCGCCCACACCGCCAGCCTGCCGGGCTTCATCCAGTGGTTCGACGCGGGGGAGGGCGAGTTGAAGCGCGAGGCCGGTGCTAGCGAGGGGCTGGTACGGGTGATGACGGTACACGGGTCCAAGGGGCTGCAGGCACCGATCGTCATCCTCGCAGACGCGACCGGCGATCCCGACCGCTCCCCGGTCCGCGATCTGTCGCTGGACGAGGAGGAGAGCGGAAAGGTCGTACCGTTGCCCCCGCTGTCGAAGGAGCACAAGGTCGGCCCGATCGCAATCGCGGAGGATGCGGCGCGCGCTGCCGAACGCAAGGAGCACTGGCGCCTGCTCTACGTCGCCATGACCCGTGCGGAAGAAGCCCTCTATATCGGGGGCGCGCTGGGGGTAACGGAGAAAGAGCCGGCCCCCGACAGCTGGTATGCCCGGCTCGCCCCGCTGTTCGATGGCTACGAATTGGCCGATCCGATCTGGGGTGCACGGCGCGAATGGGGCGCTCTTCCGGCTCCGGCGCCAAGCGACAACGTGGCAAGCGCGGCGGAACCAATCGTCCTTCCCGCATGGGCAACGAAGTCGATCGGTCCCGAACCGCGTCCACCGCGGCCTCTGGCCCCATCCGGCGCGGGAGAAGATCGAGGTTCGGACCCGCCACTGCCAGCGGACGCTCTGGCGATGGCCGCCCGGCGCGGTGTCGTCATTCATCGCCTGCTGGAGCGCCTGCCCGATATCGCTCCCGATAATCGACGAACCAAGGGTGCCGAATGGCTGGAGCGCCAGGCACCCGACCTGTCGGAAGAAGTCCGCGCCGAAGTTCTCGAGAGTGCGCTCACGGTGCTGAACGACCCATTGTTCGCCGGCGTGTTCGGCCCCGATGCTCTCGCGGAGGTTCCGTTGGCGGCTGTGGTCGGCGAACAGGTGATCGCGGGGACGGCCGATCGCCTGCTGGTCACCGCCGAAAAGGTCACGGTGATCGATTTCAAGACGGCACGCCGCCCGCCGGTTTCGCTCGAGACCGTACCTGCTGCCACCTTAGCGCAGATGGGCGCGTATGCCGCGGCCCTGCGCGTCGTCTATCCTGATCGTGAGGTCGCCGCCGCCCTGCTCTATACGCAAACGCCGCGACTGATCGCTATTCCCGCAGACATGCTGACCGCGCACCAGCCCGGCTTGCCGGACGAGCAGAAACCCTTTGCCGAGGAACCGCTTGAGTAG
- the trxA gene encoding thioredoxin, which yields MATKTVTDDSFQTDVLESDKPVLVDFWADWCGPCKMIAPALEEISEELGDQVTIAKVDIMANTDTASNFGVQAIPYLLLFKNGEPVANMRGAAPKNQLKGWIEQQL from the coding sequence ATGGCGACCAAGACCGTAACAGACGACAGCTTCCAGACCGATGTCCTAGAATCCGACAAGCCCGTGCTGGTCGATTTCTGGGCGGACTGGTGCGGCCCGTGCAAGATGATCGCGCCGGCGCTGGAGGAAATTAGCGAAGAACTTGGCGATCAGGTCACGATCGCGAAGGTCGACATCATGGCCAACACCGACACCGCCAGCAATTTCGGGGTGCAGGCGATCCCCTATCTGTTGCTCTTCAAGAATGGAGAGCCCGTGGCGAACATGCGCGGTGCCGCCCCGAAAAACCAGCTGAAGGGCTGGATCGAACAGCAGCTTTAG
- a CDS encoding inositol monophosphatase family protein: MSVLDREILALVRRATEEVILPHYRNLGEAQVEEKAPNDLVTAADRESEALLAEGLAKLNPGIAIVGEEAADADPGVMDRLAGPCWIIDPIDGTNNFANGRAPFGILIALAEDGIAQSGWIYDCLTGRFCAAHRGKGAFVGGDRIQARATGETPPVAAISTVFLDLSEREAIREHIAPYYHMVDIPRCAAEQYPRLALGENDVSVFNRALPWDHAAGALWLNEAGGMVARPDGAPYRVDEWERTGLIGAATPALWEELTERLRNIS; the protein is encoded by the coding sequence GTGAGCGTGCTCGATCGCGAAATCCTCGCGCTGGTGCGGCGTGCCACCGAAGAGGTCATCCTGCCGCATTACCGCAACCTCGGAGAGGCGCAGGTCGAGGAGAAGGCCCCGAACGACCTCGTCACCGCCGCCGACCGCGAAAGCGAGGCATTGCTCGCGGAAGGACTGGCGAAGCTCAACCCGGGCATTGCGATCGTCGGCGAGGAAGCTGCCGACGCCGACCCGGGTGTGATGGACCGGCTCGCAGGCCCATGCTGGATCATCGATCCGATCGACGGCACGAACAACTTCGCGAACGGCCGGGCGCCCTTCGGCATACTCATCGCGCTGGCCGAGGACGGCATCGCGCAATCCGGCTGGATCTACGATTGCCTTACCGGTCGCTTCTGCGCGGCTCATCGGGGAAAGGGTGCCTTCGTCGGAGGCGATCGTATACAGGCGCGCGCCACCGGCGAAACGCCGCCCGTAGCGGCTATTTCGACCGTTTTCCTCGACCTCTCCGAACGCGAGGCCATCCGCGAGCATATCGCGCCCTACTATCACATGGTCGACATTCCACGCTGCGCTGCCGAGCAATATCCGCGGCTCGCGCTGGGCGAAAACGACGTGTCCGTGTTCAACCGAGCCTTGCCATGGGATCACGCCGCCGGCGCGCTATGGTTGAACGAGGCGGGCGGCATGGTGGCCCGACCCGACGGCGCACCCTATCGGGTGGACGAATGGGAACGGACCGGACTGATCGGAGCCGCCACGCCTGCGCTGTGGGAAGAGCTGACCGAGCGGCTCCGCAACATTTCCTAA
- the argJ gene encoding bifunctional glutamate N-acetyltransferase/amino-acid acetyltransferase ArgJ, with product MELAPSPLARPFPDIPAIDGVTLRIARARYKDWDRCDLTLVEVAEGTGVAGVFTRNVCCSSEVELGRQQVKSGKARALVVNAGNSNAFTGYRGREAVEQIMGQVAGGLGCAPSEVFVSSTGVIGVPLPKDKARAGIAAVLDAQPCSWEDGANTIATTDTFPKGAHAAAMIGDVRVEVAGIVKGSGMIAPDMATMLGYIFTDAAVAPAFLQECLSRANAGTFNAITVDSDTSTSDTVLLFATRKAGNGALQNWDSTGADAFYAAVEEVCRKLAQLVVRDGEGAQKFITVQVSGAMSDESAHRVALAIANSPLVKTAIAGEDANWGRVVMAVGKAGEPADRDRLSIGFGGHWAAREGQPVSDYDEAPVAEHLKGSEISVEVDLGLGEGSATVWTCDLTHGYISINADYRS from the coding sequence ATGGAACTCGCCCCTTCCCCCCTCGCCCGCCCCTTCCCAGACATCCCCGCCATCGACGGCGTTACCCTGCGCATTGCGCGCGCCCGGTACAAGGATTGGGACCGGTGCGACCTAACCTTGGTAGAGGTAGCCGAAGGGACAGGCGTAGCCGGCGTCTTCACTCGCAACGTCTGCTGTTCGAGCGAAGTCGAACTGGGTCGCCAGCAGGTGAAATCGGGCAAAGCGCGCGCGCTGGTCGTCAATGCGGGTAATTCCAACGCCTTTACCGGGTATCGGGGACGCGAGGCCGTGGAACAGATCATGGGGCAAGTGGCGGGCGGGCTCGGCTGCGCTCCTTCGGAAGTGTTCGTCTCGTCCACAGGCGTCATCGGCGTGCCTCTGCCGAAGGACAAGGCGCGCGCGGGCATCGCCGCGGTCTTAGATGCTCAGCCCTGTTCGTGGGAAGATGGCGCGAACACCATCGCCACCACCGATACCTTCCCCAAGGGTGCCCATGCCGCGGCGATGATCGGCGATGTGCGGGTCGAGGTGGCGGGTATCGTCAAGGGCAGCGGGATGATCGCGCCCGACATGGCGACAATGCTCGGCTACATCTTCACCGACGCGGCGGTCGCACCGGCATTCCTGCAGGAATGTCTTAGCCGCGCCAACGCTGGCACGTTCAACGCGATCACCGTTGATAGCGACACCTCCACCAGCGACACCGTGTTGCTCTTCGCGACCAGGAAGGCGGGCAATGGCGCGCTCCAGAACTGGGACAGCACCGGTGCGGACGCGTTCTACGCCGCCGTCGAGGAAGTATGCCGCAAGCTTGCGCAGTTGGTCGTGCGCGACGGGGAAGGCGCACAGAAATTCATCACCGTGCAGGTGTCAGGCGCCATGTCGGATGAGAGCGCGCACCGTGTCGCGCTTGCCATCGCCAACTCGCCGCTCGTCAAGACTGCGATCGCGGGCGAGGACGCGAACTGGGGCCGCGTGGTCATGGCAGTGGGCAAGGCGGGCGAACCGGCCGACCGCGACCGCCTCTCGATCGGATTCGGCGGGCATTGGGCCGCACGCGAAGGCCAGCCGGTGAGCGATTACGATGAAGCGCCGGTGGCGGAGCATCTGAAGGGAAGCGAGATCAGCGTCGAGGTCGATCTGGGCCTTGGCGAAGGCAGCGCAACCGTGTGGACCTGCGATCTCACCCACGGTTACATCTCCATCAATGCGGACTACCGGTCGTGA